The Agrococcus sp. SGAir0287 DNA window TCGGATCCGCCCGCGCGAGCTCCGGGATGTACGCGGCGAGCTCGCCGCCGTCCTCCTCGGAGCAGGCTTCGAGGACCTCGGTCATGTAGTCGGGCAGCGGGGAGCGCATGCCTTCAGCCCATCACACGCTCCGCGAGGCGCCTGCCGGCCGCGATGGGCTGCGTGGCCCCGACCGCGCTCATCCGCCGCTGCGCCGGCCCTCCCGGAGGCGCACGACGGACTCCGCGGCGGCCACCGCCACGAGCACGAGGGTCGCGGTCACGCCGAGCACGACCGGGGGCACGAACGGGGCGAGGGCGCCGGCGGCCGCGAGCGCACCGATCCCCGCGAGCTGCGTCGGCATCCACCGACGCTCGAGCACGGAGCGGAAGAGCACGGTGCCCGTGAGGAACAGCGCGGGGCCGCCGAGGATGGCGAGCGAGGCTGCGAGCGACGGCTCGTCGGGATGCGACAGCATCTCCTTGTCGGCGACGCTCATCAGCACGATGCCTGCGATGACGGCGAGGTGGACGTAGGTGTAGGCGGTGCGCGCGAGCCGGCCGGGAGACTTCGATCGTGCGATGGCCTCCGACCCCATGCGCTCGCCGTGGTCGAAGTAGATCCACCACATCGCGGCGGCCGCGGCGAACGCGCTGACCATGGTGGCGACGGATGCGGGGGTCGTCTCCGTCGCGACGAACGCGAACCCGGTCACGAGGAACGACTCGCCGAGCGCGATCAGCACGAAGAGCGCAGCGCGCTCGGCGATGTGCGTGCCGGTCACGTCCCAGCGTTCCATCGGCGCACGGCCGAGACCGGGGGTGCGGTATCCGGTGCTGGCCGCGACGTAGTCGACGACGAGCGCCGCGCACCACATCGGCAGCTGCGCAGGCAGCGGCAGCAACGCACCGGCGATCCAGAGGACCGCACCGATGCCGACCCAGAAGAGCAGGCGCAGCACGAGCTCGGCGAGCTCGCGGTCGTGGCGCCACGTCGCCCACGCGAGGAACGCGGTGCGGCCCAGCTGCAGCACGACGTAGGCGATGGCGAACGCCCAGGCACGATCGCCGAAGGACTCGGCGATCGAGACGCTCAGCACGAAGGCGACGAAGGCGAGCGCGACGACCGCGCTGCGCACCGGCAGATGCTCAGGATCGAGCCAGTTGGTCACCCAGGTCGTCGAGATCCACACCCACCACAGCGCGCAGACCATGATCACGCCCTCGAGGGCGCCGAGCAGATCCTGGTGCTCGTACAGGTACGCGGAGAGCTGGGTCAGCGCGAAGACGAACACGAGGTCGAAGAACAGCTCGATGAACGTGACGCGGTCGGCGTCGCCATCCGAGTCGTGTCGCAGCACGTCGCGCCGCAGCCCGAACCATCCGCCCGTCATGACGCGATGATGGCAGAGCCGCGGACGCCGGATCGCCCCGCGGCCGACCGCGATGGGCAGGCGGGCTGCACGGCCGTGGGGCGCATGGTCGGAGCGGATTGCCCGCCGCCTAGGATGGGACACGCCATGAGCGTCCCCTTCTCCACCGCCACGGGCGCCGACGTGCGCGTCCGCTTCTGCCCGTCTCCCACCGGCACCCCGCATGTCGGCCTCATCCGCACCGCGCTGTTCAACTGGGCGTACGCGCGGCACACGGGCGGTCGGCTCGTGTTCCGCATCGAGGACACCGACGCGGCGCGCGACAGCCAGGAGTCGTACGAGCAGCTGCTCGAGGCGATGCGGTGGCTCGGCATCGACTGGGACGAGGGCGTCGAGACGGGCGGTCCGCACGCGCCGTACCGCCAGTCGCAGCGCGGCGAGATCTACCGGGGCATCATCGATCGCCTGCTCGAGGCCGGGCATCTCTACGAGTCGTACGCGACCGCGGAGGAGATGGAGGAGCGCAACCGCGCCGCGGGCCGCGATCCGCGCCAGGGCTACGACAACCACGAGCGCGACCTCACCGACGAGCAGCGCGCCGCGTTCCGCGCCGAGGGGCGCCAGCCGAGCCTGCGCCTCAGGGTGCCCGACGAGGACCTCTCGTTCGACGACCTCGTGCGCGGCGAGATCACCTTCCCCGCGGGCTCCTCGCCCGACTTCGTCGTCGTGCGCCCCAACGGCCAGCCGCTCTACACGTTCGTGAACCCCGTCGACGATGCGCTCATGGGCATCACGCACGTCCTGCGCGGCGAGGACCTCCTGTCGTCGACCCCGCGGCAGATCGCGCTCTACCGCGCGCTCGCCGACATCGGCCTCGTCGACGCGATCCCGCGCTTCGGCCACCTGCCGTACGTCATGGGCGAGGGCGCGAAGAAGCTCTCGAAGCGCGACCCGCAGTCGAACCTCTTCCTGCTGCGCGAGGCCGGCTTCATCCCCGAGGGGCTGCTCAACTACCTCGCGCTGCTCGGCTGGGCCATCGCGCCCGACCGCGACGTCTTCACGCGCGACGAGCTCGTCGCCGCGTTCGACGTGGAGGACGTGAACCCGAACCCGTCGCGGTTCGACGCGAAGAAGGCGGAGTCGCTGAACGGCGATCACGTGCGCGCGCTCGACCCCGCCGACTTCGCGCAGCGCCTCGTGCCGTACCTCGGCGACGCGCTGTCGTCGCCGCCGACGGACGCCGAGCTCGCGCTGCTCGCCGAGGCCGCGCCGCTCGTGCAGGAGCGCATGCAGCTCCTCGGCGAGGCGGACGGCATGCTGCGCTTCCTGTTCCTCTCGGCAGACGAGCTGCACTACGAGGAGGACGCGCTCGGCGCGCTGCGCGACGACGCGCACGCGACGCTCGCCGCCGCTGCCGCCGCGCTCGCCGACGAGGCGGTGCCGTTCACGATCGAGGACGTGGAGCGCACGCTCCGCGAGGTGCTCATCGACGGGATGGGGCTGAAGCCGCGCCTCGCGTTCACGCCGCTGCGCGTCGCGCTCTCGGGTCGACGCGTCTCGCCGCCCCTGTTCGAGTCGATGGTGCTGCTCGGCCGCGACGAGACCGTCGCGCGCCTCCAGCGCCTCATGGCCCGCATCTGAGCGTGGACGTCGACGTCGTCGTCGTCGGCGCCGGGCCCGCCGGGCTCGCGGCGTCGCTCAACCTCGCGCGCGCCCAGCGCCGCGTCGCCCTGCTCGACTCGAATCGGCCGCGGCACGCGGCGACGCTCGTGAGTCACGGCTTCCTCAGCCGCGACGGCATCTCGCCGCTCGAGCTGCGCACGCTCGGCCGCGAGGAGGTGCTCGCCTACCCGACCGTGACGTACGAGCGCACGATCGTGCACTCGATCTCGCCGGTGCCCGGCGGATTCGTCACGGTCGCGAAGCGTCCCGGCAACGACGAGCAGACGGAGGTGCACAGCCCGGCGGTCCTCGTCGCGACCGGCCTCACCGAGGCGCTGCCGCTGCCGTCGCTGGTGCGGCCCTGGTACGGCACGAGCCTGCACTCGTGCATGGACTGCGACGGCTACGACAAGCGCGGCCAGCCGCTCGCGCTCATCGGCGAGACCGACGACCTCGCCGAGCGCGCCCTCGTCATCCGCAGGCACACCGATGACCTCGTGATCTTCACGAACGGCGTCGCCGAGGTCTCTCGCGACGACGAGGCGCGTCTCGGCGCGCTCGGCATCGCGGTCGAGCGCACGCCGATCGCGGCCCTCGAGGGCGACCGCGAGGGGATGCGCGAGGTCGTGCTCGAGGACGGCCGCCGCTCGACGCGCACAGGCGGCTTCGTGCGACCGCGCTGGCACGCGAGCATCGGCTTCGCCGACCTGCTCGGCCTCGACCGCGACGCCGACGGCCTCGTGATCGTCGACGGCAGCCAGCGCACGAGCGTCGCCGGCATCTACGCCGCCGGCGACATCACGCCGGGCTTCCGGCAGCTCGCCGTCGCCGCGGGCGAGGGCACGATCGCGTCGTCGGTCATCAACCGCGACCTGATCGCCGCTGGTCGCTAGCCACGCTCGGGCGAGCGCAGCGAGCTCGTCGTCGACGCTCGCGCGCCACGCGGTGGGCCGCCGTCGATTCGCGTGCACCCTGCCCGTCGGCTATGCTCGATGCTTGGCCCGAGGGCCATTGGGGTATGGTGTAATTGGCAACACGGCTGATTCTGGTTCAGTTGTTCTTGGTTCGAGTCCAGGTACCCCAGCAAGCGGAGCGTCACCCGATCGGGTGGCGCTCTTCTCGTGCTCCGGGCGCGTGCGCGGCGCTGCACGGCGTAGGGTCGGGTGCGATCTCAGGAGGACCGTCATGATCGTCGTCGCCGCTGTGTTCGCCGCCCTGGCGGCCGCCGTCCACGTCTACATCTTCGTGCTCGAGACGCTGCGCTGGGAGCAGCCGGCCACGCGCCGCATCTTCGGCACGACGCCCGAGACGGCCGTCGTGACGCGGTCGCTCGCCGCGAACCAGGGCGTCTACAACCTGCTGCTCGCGATCGTCGCGGCGGCGGGCGTCCTCCTCGTGCTCGTCGCCGATCCCGTCTCGGGGGAGCGCGCGGCGGGCGACGCGCTGCTCACGGCGGGGCTCGGCTCCATGCTCGTCGCCGCGCTCTACCTCGTCGCGACCGACCGATCGAAGGCGCGCGCGGCTGCCATCCAGGGCGCGTTCCCGCTGCTCGGGCTGATCTCGCTGCTCATCGCGACCCTCGCCGCGTGAGGTCGGCCGCATCCGCGCGCCGATGACCGTCGACCACCGCGTCCGCTGGACGAGCGGCGCCTGGCGTGCGGACATGCACCAGTGGATCCGCGTCGCGCTCGCCGATCGCGGCGAGACCGTGACCCGCATCGACGAGCATCGCGTGCGGATCTGGTCGGCCGTGCTGCGCATCGAGACGGATGCCGGCGTGCGATGGGCGAAGGAGAACCATCCGGGATCGGCGAGCGAGATGGCGGCGACGGCGATCGCGCACCGCGTCGCACCCGGGCTCGTGCTCGAGCCGCTGGCCATCGACGTCGCGCGTGCCAGGCTGCTCACGGCGGACGCGGGCGTGCTGCACGAGGGCGGTCACGCGCCCATCGCGACCCGCATCGCGCTGGGGGAGACCATGGGCCGGCTGCAACGGGCGCTCGAGCCGCACGCCGACGAGCTCGTCGCCGCGGGCGTGCCGGACATCCGTCCCGCACGTGTCGTCGCGCGCCTGCGCGAGCGCGTCGCGCAAGCGGGCGCGCTGCCGCCCGAGCATCCGCTCCACCTCGACGACGAGGCGCGGGCCGCGATCCTCGCCCGCGTCCCGCGCGTCGACGAGCTGCTCGCCGTGCTCGCCGACGCCGGCATCCCCGCGAGCCTCGAGCACGACGACCTGCACCTCGGCAACGCCTTCGAGGTCGGCGGCGCGCTGCGCATCGGCGACCTCGGCGACGCGGTCGTCGCGCACCCGTTCGGCACCCTGCGCGTGCTGCTCGGCAGTGCTCGTGCGCGCGGCGTCGCCAGCGACGACCTCGAACGGATCCGCGCGGCGTACCTCGCCGGGTGGCGCGGGCGAGCCGGCGGCAGGACGCTCGAGCGCGCGGCCGACGCAGCGATCGCCCTGTCGGGCGTGCAGCGGTGGGAGGCGTGGTGGCGGCTCACGCGCGACGCGCCCGTGTCCGCCGTCGACGAGTACCGCCCCTACGTGCAGCCGCTGCTGCGCACGCTCGGCGACGTCGAGGCCTCGCTCACCCACGTGTGAGCGCGGCACGGCGCCTCAGGCCTTCGCGCGCTCGCCGCCGAACGCTGCGAGGGAGACGTCCTCCCATGCGCGCCACGTCGCGATGCGCTCCTCGTGGATGCCGACGATCGCGGGCACGACGTCGCCGAGGACGAGGCGTCGCGGCGGGCGCTCCGCGTCGACGAGCCGCAGCACGGCCGCGGCCGTCGCCGTCGGGTCGCCGAGCGAGAACGTCGACGCGTCGGCGGCCCGCACCGCGTCGTACTCGGGCATGGGCGCGCTCCGACGGATCGCTCCGGAGAAGCCCGTGTCGTACGGTCCCGGCTCGACGCACGTCACGTGGATGCCGAACCCGGCGACCTCCTGCGCGAGGGACTCGCTGAGCCCCTCCACGGCCCACTTCGACGCGTGGTACGCCCCGATGCCGGGATAGGCGCGCACGCCGCCCTCGCTCGTGACCTGCACGACGTGGCCGGAGCGCTGGCGACGCAGGATGGGCAGCACGGCCTGCGTCACCCAGACGGTGCCGAGGACGTTCGTCTCCAGCTGCTCCCGCAGCTCGCGCTCGGTGAGCTCCTCGACCATGCCCCACTGGCCGTATCCGGCACCGTTCACGACGACGTCGAGTCGGCCGAGGTGCTCGTGCGCGGTGGCCACCGCCTCGAGGACCGCCTGCCGATCCGCGACGTCGAGGCGGAGCGGCAGCAGCGCGTCGCCGTGGACCGCCACGAGGTCGTCGAGCCGTTCGATGCGCCTGCCCGTCGCGACCACGCGGTCGCCGCGCTCGAGCGCTGCCCGGGCCCAGACGCGGCCGAGGCCGTTCGTCGCTCCCGTGATGAGCCAGGTCTTCGTGCCGTCGTGTGCTGTCATGCCTCGACGATCTCGAACGGCGAGCCATGCCACCAGCGACGATCCAGCACTGCTGGCAGTCCGTCCTGGAATGCTGGTGCGATGACGCTCGACGTGCATCCCCAACTGCTCCGCGCGCTGCGCACCGTGCTCGAGGCCGGCTCGCTCACCGCAGCATCGGAGCGACTCGGCTTCACGCAGTCGGCGCTGTCGAAGCAGATCGCGGCGCTCGAGGCGGCCGCGGGCGCGCCGCTGCTCGTGCGTCGTCCGCGCGGGGTCGTCCCGACCGAGGCCGGCCGGCGCCTCGCGCGGCACGCCGCGGCAGTGCTCGATCGGCTCGAGGTCGCGGCCCGCGAGCTCGAGGTGCTCGACGCAACCGTCGGCGGGCGCGTCGCGCTCGGTGCGTTCCCCGCCGCGGCCGCGAGGCTCGTGCCCGTCGCCCTCGCGCGCCTCCGGCACGAGCATCCGGCCGTCGACGTCGAGCTCGCGATCGCATCGACGCCCGTGCAGCTGCGCCGACTGCGCGCCGGACGTCTGGATCTCGCGCTCGTCGCGTCCGGCGACGACCTGCCGGCGTGGGACGACGCGGGCATCGACCTCGAGCCGTTGCCGGTCGGGCGACCCGTGGTCGCGGTGGCCGCCGAGCACCGGCTCGCGGGCGCCGGGCGCGTCGGGGTCGACGAGCTGCGGCGCGAGCCGTGGATCGCGGGTGGTGGAGCGCCCGGCGCTCCGCAGTTCGGGCCGTGGCCGACGCTGCCGGATCCCGAGGTCGTCGCGACCCTCGAGGAGTGGACGGCGAGGCTCGGCTTCGTCGCCGCCGGCCTCGGCGTCACGACGGTGCCGTCGCTGCTGATCGACGCCCTGCCGCCGGGCGTCGTCGCCGTCGCGGTGGACGACCCCCGCCTCGTGCCGCGGTCGTTGCTGCTCGCGAGCGTCGGCGAGCGGTCGCTGCCCGCAGCGGCCGTGCGCGACGCGGTGCACGTCGAGGCGTCGAGCATCGCCGCACGCTCGGGCCGCTGACGGCGTGCGTCCAGCATCGGATGCGTCGCCGGGCATACGCTCGCGTCCGTGACCGAGCCCCAGTACGACCGCATCACCGTCCGCCAGCGCCTGAGCCTCACGGTGAACCGCTTCGAGATCCGCGCGGGAGGCAAGGACGGACCCATCCTCGGCATCGCGCAGCAGAAGCGCATGGCACTGCGGGAGCAGGTCACGTTCTTCGCCGACGAGGAGCGCACCCAGCCGGTCTTCGGCTTCCGCGCCCAGCAGGTGATGGACCTCGGCGCCACCTACGACATCACGGATGGCGCCGGCCAGCCCATCGGCTGGTTCCGCAAGGACTTCGGCAAGAGCCTGCTGCGCACGACGTTCCACCTCGGCGTCCCCTCGCAGGGGCTCGAGGGCTCGGGGCAGGAGCGCAGCCAGCTGCTCGCCATCCTGCGCCGCATCTCGGACATCGGCTGGCCCATGCACTTCGACTTCGCGGCGAACGACGGCACGCCCATCCTCGCGGTCGAGCGCGCCTGGGCGATGCGCGACGTCTACGACGTGCAGCTGCCCGCCGCGCCGAACGGTGCGCGCCTCGACTGGCGCGTCGCGGCAGCGATCGCCGTCGGCCTCGACGTGCTCCTGCAGCGCTGACGCGACAGGGCGAGCCGCTCGGGCGGGCTCTGCGAGGATCGTCGGCATGAAGGTGCTCGTCCCGTCGACCGTGTCCCTCGACCTGCCCGGCCACGAGGTCGTGGCGTTCGACCCCGATCGGCCGATCCCCGACGAGCATCGGGACGCGGATGCGCTCGTCGAGTGGGTGCTGCCCGCCGAGCGGCTGGCCGAGGCGACCGCGCTGCCGCGACTGCGTCTCGTGCAGACGCTCTCGGCCGGGCCCGACGTCATCGCAGCCGCGGGCTTCGACGACGGCGTCGCGCTCGCCTCCGGTCGCTCGCTGCACGACGCGACCGTCGCCGAGCACACGCTCGCCATGCTGCTCGCGCTCGTGCGCGACCTGCCTCGGCTCGCGAGCGCGCAGGACGAGGGCCGGTGGGACGACGCCTATCGCGCCGACCAGGCCGATCCGCAGACGGGCGGGCGCTTCACCCTCGACGGTGCCCACGTGGCGATCTGGGGCTTCGGCGGCATCGCGCAGCGCCTCGCGCCGATGCTCGAGGCGCTCGGTGCACGCGTCACCGGCATCGCGCGCTCCACGGGCGACCGCGGCGGCTACCCGGTCGTCGCGCACGACCTGCTGCCCGAGCTGCTGCCGCGCGTCGACGTGCTCGTCTCGATCCTGCCCGCGACCGCCGCGACCGACCGCGTGGTGGACGCAGGCGTCCTCGCGGCGCTGCCCGACCACGCGCTCTTCGTCAACGTCGGCCGCGGCGCCGTCGTCGACGAGGACGACCTGCGCGCCGCCCTCGAGCAGGGCACGCTGCGCGCCGCCGCGATCGACGTCACGCGCGTCGAGCCCCTGCCCGCCGGCGATCCGCTGTGGACGACGCCGCACCTGCTCATCACGCCGCACGTCGCAGGCGGTCGACCGAGGGGTGCGGCTGCGCTCGTGCTCGAGAACCTCGCGGCGATCGAGGCGGGCGAGCCCGTCCGCAACCGCGTGTAGCGCTCGGCCGCTCAGTAGGTGCCGGTCTCGCCCTCGGCGGGCCGCAGGCGCGCGACGGCGGCGCGGGCGCCGGCCGCGAGCAGCAGGACGTCGGCCGCGACGACCACGAACGCGGCGCCCGCCGCCAGGTAGTGATCGGCGTCGTCGGCGACGAACGCGTTGACGCCGACGGGCGTGCCCGCCGCGCGTCCCGCATCGATCACCGACACGACCGCGGCGCGCACCTCGTCGGCGGGCGGGAATCCCATCGACCCGGCGAGGTCCGCGGGGCCGACGAAGATCGCGTCGACGCCGTCGACGGCGGCGATCGCCTCCGCGTTCGCCACGCCCTCGACGGTCTCGATCTGCACGGCGAGCGCGACGAGCTCGTGTGCCGTCGCGACGTAGTCGGGCACGGCCGTCCACCGCGACGCCCGCGCGAGCGCGGAGCCGATGCCGCGGATCCCGCGCGGCGGGTAGCGCATCGCCTGCACCGCGGCTACCGCCTCCGCCTCGGTCGACACCATCGGCACGACGAGGCTCTGCGCGCCGGCGTCGAGCACCTGCTTGATGACGACGGGGTCGTTCCACGGTACGCGCACCAGGGTCGTCGCGTCGTACGGCTCGATCGCCTGCAGCACGCCGACGAGGCCGTCGATGCCGACGGGGGAGTGCTCGCCGTCGACGAGCACGAGGTCGGCGCCGGAGCCCGCCATGATCTCCGCCGCGATCGGGCTCGACGACGCCGTCCACACGCCCACGAGCGGATGCTCGGCGCCCGCGAGGCGATCGGCGAGCGTCGGCTTCAGTCGAATCGGCACGTGATGACTCCAAGATCGCGGTAGTCGCAGGCGATCTCGTCGCCGCGCTCGACCCACATGGGCTTCGTGAAGGATCCTGCCAGCACGATCTCGCCCGCCTCGAGCCGGTCGCCGTGCGCGCCGACCTTGCCGGCGAGCCACGCGACGCCACGGGCGGGATGCCCGAGCACGGCACCCGAGACGCCCGAGTCCTCGATCTCGCCGTTGCGAGAGAGCAGCGCGCCCACCCAGCGCAGGTCGACGTCGTCCGGCGCCGCGCGCACGTCGCCGAGCACCATGGCGCCGAGCGCGGCGTTGTCGCTGATCGTGTCGACGATCGTGCGCCCCTCCATCTGGATGTGGGAGTCGAGCACCTCGAGCGCCGGCACGATCGCCTCGGTGGCGGCGAGGACGTCGTGCTCGGTCGCGCCGGCGCCGAGCGGCTCGGCGAGCACGAAGGCCAGCTCGACCTCGACGCGGACGTTCGCGTACCGCCCGTGCTCGAGGGTCGAGCCCGATGCGAACACCTGGTCGTCGAAGATGACGCCGTAGTCGGGCTCCGAGATGCCGGTGGCGACCTGCATGACCTTGCTCGTGAGCCCGATCTTGCGGCCCACGACGCGGTGGCCGTCCGCCTCCCGGCGCGCGCGCCAGATGCGCTGCACCGCGTAGGAGTCGTCGACCGTCATCGTCGGATGCCGCGTGGTGAGCAGCTCGACGGTGCCGCGCGTGCGCGTCGCCTCGGCGAGCTCGTCGGCGAGCGCCGTGACGGTCGCGTCGTCGAGGCCGCGACCGGGCGCGACCTCCGTCACAGCTGGTGCCCCAGCTTGAAGCCCTTCGACGCCTCGCCGCGGTACGTGCCGTCCTCGTCCCCCGCGCGCGTGTACGAGAAGCCGTCGGCGCCGATCGTCACGGCCATCTCCGACGAGTCGGTGCGTGCGACGGTCTCGACGACGTTCCCGTCGAGGTCGAGCACCGGCGACGCCTCGGTGTACCAGGAGGGCACGACGGGGTTGCCCCACCAGTCGCGGCGCTGGTTGTCGTGCACGTCCCACGTGATGACCGGGTTGTCGGGGTCGCCCGTCCAGTAGTCCTGCGTGTAGATCTCGATGCGGTGCCCGTCGGGGTCCGTGATGTACAGGTAGAACGCGTTCGAGACGCCGTGGCGGCCGGGGCCGCGCTCGATGTGGTCGCTCATGCGCAGGGCGCCGAGCTTGTCGCAGATCTGGATGATGTTGTGCTTCTCGTGCGTCGAGAACGCGACGTGGTGCATGCGGGGGCCGTCGCCGCCCGTGAGCGCCGTGTCGTGCACGGTGCCCTTGCGGTGCATCCACGCGGCGTACGTCACGCCCTGGTCGTCCTTGATGTCCTCCGTCACGCGGAAGCCGAGGTCCTCGAGGTAGCCGCGGCCGCGCGGCACGTCGGGCGTGACCTGGTTGAAGTGGTCGAGGCGCACGAGCTCGCCCGCCGAGTAGAGGTCGTAGCGCATGTGGAGGCGCTCGACGTGCTCGACCTCGTGGAAGAACTCGTAGGGGAAGCCGAGCGGGTCCTCGACGCGCACGGTGTCGCCGACGCCCTTGACGAAGCCGTCCCTCCGCCGCTCGGTGCGGCAGCCGAGCTCCTGGAACCATGCCTCGGCGCGGTCGACGTCCTCCGGGGTGCGCACGCGGTACGAGAAGGCGGCGACGGCGGCGACAGGGCCCGTGCGCAGGACGAGGTTGTGGTGGATGAACTCCTCGAACGAGCGCAGGTAGATGACCTCGTCGTCCTCCTCCGTCACGTGCAGTCCGAGCACGTCGACGTAGAACGCCCGGCTCGCTGCGAGATCGGTGACGACGAGCTCCATGGATGCGCAGCGCACGATGTCGGGTGCGGGCGCCGTGGGCGTGGGGATGGGGTTCGGGTTGGCGGTCGGGGCGCTCATGGTCTGCTCCTCGTCGAGCTGGTGGTCGGGGGTCAGCGGGCGCCGAAGCGCGCGGTGTGGACGTCGCCGAGCGTGATGTGCACGGCCTGCTGGTCGGAGTAGAAGTCGAGGCTGCGGTAGCCGCCCTCGTGGCCGAGGCCCGAGGCCTTCACGCCGCCGAAGGGGCTGCGCAGGTCGCGCACGTTGTGGCTGTTGAGCCACACCATGCCCGCCTCGATCGACTGCGCGAAGGTGTGCGCGCGGGTGAGGTCGTTCGTCCACACGTAGGCGGCGAGGCCGTAGCGGGTGTCGTTCGCGAGTCGCAGCGCCTCCTCGTCGGAGTCGAAGGGCGTGATGGCGACGACGGGGCCGAAGATCTCCTCCTGGAAGATGCGCGCCGTCGGCGGCACGTCGACGAAGACCGTCGGGGCCACGTAGTTGCCGGTGTCGAGGCCCTCGGGGCGGCCGCCGCCGGCGACGAGGCGGCCCTCCTCCTTGCCGAGCTCGACGTACGACATGACCTTGTCGTAGTGCTCGGGGTGCACGAGCGCACCCACCTCGGTGGCGGGATCCGACGGGTCGCCGACGACGATGCGACGGGCGCGCTCGGCGTAGCGCTCGACGAACTCGTCGTAGACGGCGCGCTCGACGAGGATGCGGCTGCCCGCCGTGCAGCGCTCGCCGTTCAGCGAGAAGACGCCGAAGAGCGTCGAGTCGATCGCGGCGTCGAGGTCGGCGTCGGCAAAGACGATCGCGGGGCTCTTGCCGCCGAGCTCCATCGACATGGCCTTGAGGTGCTCGGCGCAGTTGCGGAAGATGAGCTGCCCGGTCGACGACTCGCCCGTGAAGGAGATGAGCGGCACGCCCGGGTGCTTCACGAGCGCGTCGCCCGCCTCCTCGCCGATGCCGTTGACGAGGTTGAACACGCCGTCGGGCAGGCCCGCCTCGGCGAAGATGCCCGCCCAGAGGGATGCGGACAGCGGGGTGAACTCCGCGGGCTTCAGCACGACGGTGCAGCCGGAGGCGAGCGCAGGGCCGAGCTTCCACGACTCGAGCATGAACGGCGTGTTCCACGGCGTGATGAGGCCGGCGACGCCCTTGGGCTTGCGGTTGACGTAGTTCAGCTGCATGCCGGGCACCTTGTACGCGTCGTCGCGCTGGGCGACGATGAGGTCGGCGAAGAAGCGGAAGTTCTCGGCGGCGCGCTGCGCCTGGCCCTTCGCCTGGGTGATGGGCAGGCCCGAGTCGAACGACTCGTAGGCGCTCAGCTCGTCGTCGCGCGAGGCGACGACGTCGGCGATGCGCATGAGGATGCGGGCGCGCTCGCGCGCCTTCATGCGCGGCCACGGCCCCTCCTCGAACGCGAGCGTCGCGGCGGCGACGGCGGCGTCGACGTCGGCCTGCTGGCCGGCGGCGGCGGTGGCGTAGACCTCGTTCGAGACGGGGTCGATGACCTCGAAGGTCTCACCCCCGATCGAGTCGACGGCCTTCCCGCCGATGTGGTGCTGCAGATGGGTGGGCAGGTTCGCAGGACGGTTCGTCATGGCTGTCGCTTCCGTGAGGGGGTCGTCAGGGGTGCTCGACGGCGCGGGCGTCCTCGCCCGCGCGATCGAGGTAGGCGTGGAGGGATGCGAGGCGGTGGTCGCGCACGGCGAGCTCCACCTCGCGAGCGGGCGCGCCGGTCTCGAGCAGGAGGAGGATGCGCTCGTGCTCCTCGACCGACTCGCGGG harbors:
- a CDS encoding low temperature requirement protein A; amino-acid sequence: MTGGWFGLRRDVLRHDSDGDADRVTFIELFFDLVFVFALTQLSAYLYEHQDLLGALEGVIMVCALWWVWISTTWVTNWLDPEHLPVRSAVVALAFVAFVLSVSIAESFGDRAWAFAIAYVVLQLGRTAFLAWATWRHDRELAELVLRLLFWVGIGAVLWIAGALLPLPAQLPMWCAALVVDYVAASTGYRTPGLGRAPMERWDVTGTHIAERAALFVLIALGESFLVTGFAFVATETTPASVATMVSAFAAAAAMWWIYFDHGERMGSEAIARSKSPGRLARTAYTYVHLAVIAGIVLMSVADKEMLSHPDEPSLAASLAILGGPALFLTGTVLFRSVLERRWMPTQLAGIGALAAAGALAPFVPPVVLGVTATLVLVAVAAAESVVRLREGRRSGG
- the gltX gene encoding glutamate--tRNA ligase, encoding MGHAMSVPFSTATGADVRVRFCPSPTGTPHVGLIRTALFNWAYARHTGGRLVFRIEDTDAARDSQESYEQLLEAMRWLGIDWDEGVETGGPHAPYRQSQRGEIYRGIIDRLLEAGHLYESYATAEEMEERNRAAGRDPRQGYDNHERDLTDEQRAAFRAEGRQPSLRLRVPDEDLSFDDLVRGEITFPAGSSPDFVVVRPNGQPLYTFVNPVDDALMGITHVLRGEDLLSSTPRQIALYRALADIGLVDAIPRFGHLPYVMGEGAKKLSKRDPQSNLFLLREAGFIPEGLLNYLALLGWAIAPDRDVFTRDELVAAFDVEDVNPNPSRFDAKKAESLNGDHVRALDPADFAQRLVPYLGDALSSPPTDAELALLAEAAPLVQERMQLLGEADGMLRFLFLSADELHYEEDALGALRDDAHATLAAAAAALADEAVPFTIEDVERTLREVLIDGMGLKPRLAFTPLRVALSGRRVSPPLFESMVLLGRDETVARLQRLMARI
- a CDS encoding NAD(P)/FAD-dependent oxidoreductase, which gives rise to MDVDVVVVGAGPAGLAASLNLARAQRRVALLDSNRPRHAATLVSHGFLSRDGISPLELRTLGREEVLAYPTVTYERTIVHSISPVPGGFVTVAKRPGNDEQTEVHSPAVLVATGLTEALPLPSLVRPWYGTSLHSCMDCDGYDKRGQPLALIGETDDLAERALVIRRHTDDLVIFTNGVAEVSRDDEARLGALGIAVERTPIAALEGDREGMREVVLEDGRRSTRTGGFVRPRWHASIGFADLLGLDRDADGLVIVDGSQRTSVAGIYAAGDITPGFRQLAVAAGEGTIASSVINRDLIAAGR
- a CDS encoding DUF1304 domain-containing protein is translated as MIVVAAVFAALAAAVHVYIFVLETLRWEQPATRRIFGTTPETAVVTRSLAANQGVYNLLLAIVAAAGVLLVLVADPVSGERAAGDALLTAGLGSMLVAALYLVATDRSKARAAAIQGAFPLLGLISLLIATLAA
- a CDS encoding SDR family NAD(P)-dependent oxidoreductase — its product is MTAHDGTKTWLITGATNGLGRVWARAALERGDRVVATGRRIERLDDLVAVHGDALLPLRLDVADRQAVLEAVATAHEHLGRLDVVVNGAGYGQWGMVEELTERELREQLETNVLGTVWVTQAVLPILRRQRSGHVVQVTSEGGVRAYPGIGAYHASKWAVEGLSESLAQEVAGFGIHVTCVEPGPYDTGFSGAIRRSAPMPEYDAVRAADASTFSLGDPTATAAAVLRLVDAERPPRRLVLGDVVPAIVGIHEERIATWRAWEDVSLAAFGGERAKA
- a CDS encoding LysR family transcriptional regulator encodes the protein MTLDVHPQLLRALRTVLEAGSLTAASERLGFTQSALSKQIAALEAAAGAPLLVRRPRGVVPTEAGRRLARHAAAVLDRLEVAARELEVLDATVGGRVALGAFPAAAARLVPVALARLRHEHPAVDVELAIASTPVQLRRLRAGRLDLALVASGDDLPAWDDAGIDLEPLPVGRPVVAVAAEHRLAGAGRVGVDELRREPWIAGGGAPGAPQFGPWPTLPDPEVVATLEEWTARLGFVAAGLGVTTVPSLLIDALPPGVVAVAVDDPRLVPRSLLLASVGERSLPAAAVRDAVHVEASSIAARSGR
- a CDS encoding NAD(P)-dependent oxidoreductase; the encoded protein is MKVLVPSTVSLDLPGHEVVAFDPDRPIPDEHRDADALVEWVLPAERLAEATALPRLRLVQTLSAGPDVIAAAGFDDGVALASGRSLHDATVAEHTLAMLLALVRDLPRLASAQDEGRWDDAYRADQADPQTGGRFTLDGAHVAIWGFGGIAQRLAPMLEALGARVTGIARSTGDRGGYPVVAHDLLPELLPRVDVLVSILPATAATDRVVDAGVLAALPDHALFVNVGRGAVVDEDDLRAALEQGTLRAAAIDVTRVEPLPAGDPLWTTPHLLITPHVAGGRPRGAAALVLENLAAIEAGEPVRNRV